One window of Triplophysa rosa linkage group LG10, Trosa_1v2, whole genome shotgun sequence genomic DNA carries:
- the stxbp5b gene encoding LOW QUALITY PROTEIN: syntaxin-binding protein 5 (The sequence of the model RefSeq protein was modified relative to this genomic sequence to represent the inferred CDS: substituted 1 base at 1 genomic stop codon), which produces MKKFNIRKVLDGLTAASSSSSAAAAASTQTGNRENDMIQETMQSEHFQLCKTIRHGFPYQPSSMAFDPVQKILAIGTQSGALRLFGRAGVECYCQHESGSAVIQLGFLVNEGALVSALADDSIHLWNLRQKLPAILHSLKFNRERITFCHLPFQSKWLYVGTERGNIHIVNVESFTLSGYVIMWNKAIELSSKTHPGPVVHISDNPMDEGKLLIGFECGIVVLWDLKSKKADYRYNYDEAIHSVAWHHEGKQFVCSHSDGTLTTWNVRAPTKPAQIITPHGKQAKDGKKPEPCKPILKVEYKTTRAGDSFMILSGGLSYDTVGRRACLTVMHGKSTAVLEMDYPIVDFLTLCETPYPNDFQEPYAVVVILEKDLVVIDLAQIGYPIFENPYPLSIHESPVTCXEYIVDCPAEVIPALYSVGSRQKRQGFSKKEWPINGGNWCQGTLSYPEIIITGHADGSVKFWDASALMLQVLYKLKTLKVFEKPRAKEEKSSTEIVDEDPFAIQILSWCPESRVLCVAGVSAHIIVYRFSKQEVTTEVVQLLEVRMQCELNDVESPEGAGEQSTVSTPGTSSSPQSSLPQSHPSTSSNNSSDGLRDNVPCLKVRSSPLKQSPGYQVELVIQLVWVRGEPPQPITSLSVNSAYGLVVFGNGYGLAVVDYIQKTLLLNVSTAELYSPSDPHHRQPHSPRKARQPSAGLCDGNDGPAAPEERCKSPTSGSGSPCNSDEDTKQKFITKVMSKSRLISKSVANDFAKISRKICMIADQKDDARDNSFSRSRSSSVTSIDRESREVISSFYFCDSLSKKSELVAVPSLWVGTSLGSMLAIALMVPSTPEQRLQQSVGISFCGLVARLKGGILRMVQLDSSGILMPHVYEPWYDPNAPEEEKEGPRRRRPTSPLSSQENQDCQYAVVCSEKQAKVVALPSQNCIYKHNITESSFVLRADVVTVSAGLCLTCFCANGHIMTLSLPSLRPLLDVNYLPLTDMRIARTFCFSNQGQALYLTSPTEIQRITYSQETCDNLQEMLGELFTPVETPEAPNRGFFKGLFGGGAQSLDREDLFGETTAGKASRSLAQHIPGPGGMEGMKGAASGVVGELARARIALDERGQKLGELEERTAAMMSSADSFSKHAHDIMLKYKDKKWYQL; this is translated from the exons ATGAAGAAGTTTAATATCAGGAAGGTGCTGGACGGCTTGACTGCGGCGTCCTCTTCCTCCTCCGCCGCCGCCGCCGCGTCCACACAGACGGGAAACCGGGAGAATGACATGATTCAGGAGACCATGCAGTCAGAGCACTTCCAGCTTTGCAAG ACAATACGACATGGCTTTCCCTATCAACCCTCTTCTATGGCTTTTGACCCCGTACAGAAAATTCTGGCTATTGGGACACAAAGTGGAGCCCTAAGGCT ATTTGGCCGTGCAGGAGTGGAGTGTTACTGTCAGCATGAGAGCGGATCAGCCGTCATCCAGCTGGGCTTTCTTGTCAATGAA GGGGCGCTGGTTAGTGCTTTGGCAGATGACAGTATTCATTTATGGAATCTGCGGCAAAAACTACCAGCCATTCTCCACTCGCTTAAATTTAACCGAGAAAG GATCACGTTTTGCCATTTGCCCTTTCAGAGTAAGTGGCTGTACGTGGGCACAGAAAGAGGGAACATTCACATTGTCAATGTGGAGTCCTTCACCCTCTCAGGCTACGTGATCATGTGGAACAAAGCCATCGAACT GTCCTCGAAGACGCACCCTGGACCTGTAGTTCACATCAGCGACAACCCCATGGATGAAGGAAAA CTTTTAATTGGTTTTGAGTGTGGCATAGTTGTGCTGTGGGACTTGAAATCAAAGAAGGCTGATTATCGCTATAACTATGATGAG GCGATCCACTCTGTGGCCTGGCACCATGAGGGGAAACAGTTTGTGTGCAGTCACTCAGATGGCACGCTTACCACATGGAACGTGCGCGCACCTACCAAGCCAGCTCAGATCATTACACCGCATG GTAAACAAGCAAAGGATGGAAAGAAGCCCGAACCGTGTAAACCCATCCTGAAAGTGGAGTACAAAACCACCAGAGCAGG GGATTCTTTCATGATACTGAGCGGAGGTTTGTCATATGATACAGTGGGTAGACGAGCCTGTCTGACCGTGATGCATGGCAAGAGCACTGCAGTGCTGGAGATGGACTACCCTATAGTAGATTTCCTCACGCTGTGTGAAACCCCATATCCAAACG ATTTCCAGGAGCCTTATGCTGTTGTCGTCATACTGGAGAAGGATTTAGTAGTTATTGATCTTGCACAAATCGG GTATCCCATCTTTGAGAATCCATATCCCCTGTCCATCCACGAGTCTCCGGTGACCTGCTGAGAATATATTGTGGACTGTCCAGCTGAAGTCATCCCTGCACTTTACTCCGTGGGCTCCAGACAGAAGAGGCAGGGCTTCAGTAAGAAG GAATGGCCTATCAATGGAGGTAACTGGTGCCAGGGAACACTAAGTTACCCAGAGATTATCATCACTGG ACATGCTGATGGATCAGTCAAGTTTTGGGACGCGTCGGCAT TAATGTTGCAGGTGCTGTATAAACTAAAGACACTGAAGGTGTTCGAGAAACCCCGGGCTAAAGAAGAGAAATCCAGCACTGAGATTGTAGACGAAGATCCGTTCGCCATCCAGATCCTGTCCTGGTGTCCGGAGAGCCGCGTGCTCTGTGTGGCTGGAGTCTCGGCTCATATCATCGTCTACAGGTTCAGCAAACAGGAGGTCACCACTGAAGTGGTTCAG CTGCTGGAGGTGCGTATGCAGTGTGAGCTGAATGATGTGGAGTCTCCAGAGGGCGCAGGTGAGCAATCCACCGTTTCCACTCCAGGAACCTCATCCAGCCCTCAGAGCAGCCTGCCTCAATCCCACCCCTCCACCAGCAGCAACAACTCCTCCGACGGTCTCCGGGATAACGTGCCCTGTCTCAA GGTTAGAAGTTCCCCCCTCAAGCAGTCTCCAGGTTATCAGGTTGAGCTGGTCATTCAGCTGGTGTGGGTCAGAGGGGAGCCCCCACAACCCATTACCAGCCTATCTGTCAACTCTGCGTATGGCCT AGTTGTTTTTGGCAACGGTTATGGTCTTGCCGTGGTCGATTACATCCAGAAAACTCTTCTTCTTAACGTGAGCACGGCTGAACTCTACTCGCCATCGGATCCTCACCACAGACAGCCTCACTCACCACGCAAAGCCAGACAGCCCTCGGCAG GTCTTTGTGATGGAAATGACGGACCTGCTGCTCCCGAAGAGAGATGCAAATCCCCGACTTCAG GCTCCGGTTCACCGTGCAACTCTGATGAAGACACCAAACAGAAGTTTATTACCAAGG tGATGTCCAAAAGCAGGCTGATCTCCAAGAGTGTTGCCAATGACTTTG CTAAGATATCCAGGAAAATTTGCATGATTGCTGATCAGAAAGATG ACGCCAGAGACAACTCGTTCAGCCGCTCGCGCAGCTCCAGCGTGACTAGCATTGACAGGGAGTCACGCGAGGTCATTTCCTCCTTCTACTTTTGTGACTCCCTGTCCAAGAAGAGTGAGCTGGTGGCAGTGCCCAGTCTGTGGGTGGGCACATCTCTGGGCAGCATGCTGGCTATTGCTCTCATGGTGCCCTCCACGCCGGAGCAGAGGTTGCAGCAGTCTGTGGGGATCTCTTTCTGTG GTTTGGTAGCGCGTTTAAAGGGAGGGATTTTGCGCATGGTCCAGCTGGACTCCAGCGGCATCCTTATGCCCCACGTTTACGAGCCCTGGTATGACCCCAACGCCCCCGAGGAGGAGAAAGAGGGACCGAGGAGACGCCGGCCCACCTCCCCTCTGTCGTCTCAGGAGAACCAGGACTGCCAGTACGCTGTGGTCTGCTCCGAGAAACAGGCTAAGGTGGTGGCCCTGCCCTCACAGAATTGCATCTACAAGCACAACATCACCGAGTCGTCCTTCGTTCTCAGAGCGGATGTGGTGACGGTGAGCGCTGGGCTCTGCCTCACCTGCTTCTGTGCCAACGGACACATCATGACCTTGAG TTTGCCGAGTTTGCGGCCTCTGCTGGATGTCAACTACCTTCCCCTGACGGACATGAGGATTGCCAGAACCTTCTGTTTCTCCAACCAGGGTCAGGCCCTGTACCTCACATCTCCCACTGAGATCCAAAGAATCACCTACAGCCAAGAAACATGTGACAACCTGCAG GAGATGCTTGGAGAGCTGTTTACTCCCGTGGAGACCCCCGAGGCTCCAAACCGAGGTTTCTTTAAGGGCTTATTCGGAGGCGGCGCTCAGTCCTTAGACAGAGAGGATCTAT TTGGCGAGACGACAGCTGGCAAGGCCTCACGCAGTCTGGCGCAGCACATCCCAGGACCGGGTGGTATGGAGGGCATGAAGGGGGCAGCGTCGGGTGTGGTGGGCGAGTTGGCGCGGGCGAGAATAGCTCTGGATGAGAGAGGACAGAAACTGGGCGAGCTGGAGGAGAGGACGGCGGCCATGATGTCCAGCGCTGACTCCTTCTCCAAACACGCGCATGAC ATTATGCTCAAATACAAGGACAAGAAGTGGTACCAGCTCTGA